In the genome of Drosophila kikkawai strain 14028-0561.14 chromosome 2R, DkikHiC1v2, whole genome shotgun sequence, the window CATTTTCCGAAAAGGGAAAAAttacacagagagagagcgagcttCGCTCAGCTGTTTTTTCAAGCTCGGAATTCTCCATACTCGATTCTCCGTTCCTCAGTTCACATTCTGCGCTCTGTTGTCATCGATGGTGTCTCGGGAAAATCGTCGGCTCTCCTGCGTGTTTTTTTGCCCTCACTTTTCACACGGTTTTTCCTAGGCAAAAGGCGACGGAAAATCCATTTTCCCTCATGCAATTAATCGTCACAGCTCAGCAACAAGGAGGAGTTCGgttgaaaatacaaaaaactaaacaaatggTAATGCAAgtagctggaaaaataaaatgtatctcaaagtgtgtgtgtgtgtgattgggTTGCAATGTGTTTTTGGTGATGTTTTCAGTGTTTCCAGCTCTTGTTTTGGACTTTTCCGCCTGTTTTTTCCCTGGTTTCCCTGGTGTGTCATCAGCTGTTTTATGTTGCTGCGTGTGTGTTTTGCTGATTGGGTTTTCTTTATGAATTTTCCTCCTATGCGTTTTTTCCCTGTGCTTGTCTATATTCATAAGTGAAAACATAGCATTGAGTGCAACCCAATTTCGGATGCTGACCCAGTTTTTCCTCAAGCGCCTGACCTTGCCTATGTGCTGTGATATATACATGATATATAGTATGTGTATATGGTGAATATATAGCAGGAGCAAAGCTTGTCTATCAGTGGCTGCTATCAAAGGCCTGACCCGGTCATGGCTTATATAAAATGCAGCACAGATTGGTTGTCTCTCAATATATCTCActcaatatatatacaaagatatatgtatacattttccccttttttttccttaAGCTCGAGGTCGCTTTCAAGAAAGTATAtgggaatttataatttgtttactcTTTTTTCCCTCCAACACGCACACGCTTTTCCCCAACCCCCTTCTGATTTTCCCTTTCTCCTTTCCTTTTATATGTCAGCTGTTTAgtgttacgtatacgccatgtgTTGCAtgatcaaataaataataaactatgcAAAACGCAGCTAGCAATCAAAGTGAGAAATGCCTTGCACTTGTCGCTTCCATTCCACTTAAAGCGAATTGAAACTCACTCTTTTTTGAGGTCTCAGCTGTGCATGGCTTGGAATTTGCATAAAGTACGTGTGAAAGATAAAAGCGAAATACCAGGTCACTTTGAGTGTTCTTTTCTtgtgtttacatttttaatagatttagCATGTTGCTCTAGGTTCTAGAGGAGGAGGATTTTAGAAGGAAAAATTGTGATTTTAGGGTTATAAATGGGAAAAAGTATACATCGTCAGGTTTTTGGGATTACAATAACCTAAACAAATATACAGACCTTTACAAATCTTTTGATTTCCCTAAGCTTTATTCCTTTATTTAATCTAATTCAGGATTACCAAAGTAAAACTCGtctgatattttattttattaatatcttaatttTTGCTTGGCTCTACTCTCTTATTCCTTCTGATTCAggtttataaatacaaaatctgtaCACTCTCAAACTTCGATAATTACCAAATCAAAACTTACACTTGCCTGCATGAatagctttatattttctcttatCTTAGCTCccctattttttaaatatttatgactttaagagttttttttatcagttttCCTTATCGGGCTCCGACCTTAAAGTTCAGTGTCCAACCCTGCTCTAGTTTAAtagaaaactatatatatattccatattcTATATGGTCAACTCCTATTTCTGTTTTGCGATCAGGCCAGCAAATCAATAATTCATTGGACCTTCAATGAGCTGTATTTGATTCTCATACATATGCAtgttgttttttcttctctttgtGTTTTTCTTGTTCTACAATTGTGgaaataacaatttaataacTGATATGTAATACATCTTTGCTCATGTCATTGTTATGCCACTTAAAGTCACTTCAGAAAGAAGAAAGAATAGTTTTTTGTAGAGTGAAGAGCCTTTTATTCCCTGGTTTGTGAGATATGTTAAGGTTTAAGTTCttcatatattattatatatttttcctttaatttttaaagattataaaagcttggaaattgaaatttaaagttgtattcttttttaaaaaataagttatattagttttggaatttatattacttcattttattaataattgtgaacattttgtataataagaaattaaatctttaaacttaaaaacaaaCCCTGTTAAAAACTCTGTTATACCCTctttaaaaagtaaacaatacCCTTTAGTTATCAATTCAATCTTGTGTTAttgtcattattatttattatacacaCTTATTTCTGGTTCGCGCGGTCTTCGCTCCCTCAAATTCGTCACACGTTCGATCGATTGCCTTTTTTAAATTGCCACTGATGACTTTTCATTTAGGTTGAATGCCACAACACAATCAGTAGTGTGTGTGTTCATTTAAAGGGGTGTGTATGGTGTCTGGTCCCGTCTCCCACGAAAAAGAGCTTAAAGTTTTGGCTGCGCATTTCAATTAAGGCCACAAAGACCTTGGTTGTCCCAAAAAGAAACCCTCTATTCCTCTGTTTAGATACGTTATAAATTCCACCGAATGTTGTACTATTTTTCCAAGTATATTCTTTCTTTATATTCAACCAGTTCCTGCTGCAAAAAGTGATTtaatcgaaaataaaaaaatatataaataaaaaaaaaagcgtgAGGGAGCAACGCTTTTGGAAGAACGCaatttgtgaatattttaatCGTGCATTCACTTTGCGCCAAAAACAGAGAGACAGCGGAAAAAGAAGAGTTAATTGAATcagaaaaaacaataaaaataaaataaactaaactgATAAAATTCAGCGGCATgtttgccagcagcagcagcaatggcggcggcggtgagGGAGGCAgcagcggaggaggaggaggcagtgGCGTTGGCGGTGTCAATAGCTCCGGCGCCAGTGGCAGCATTGAGCTATTGTTGCCACCGAGTGGCAGTAGCAGTATCAGTGGCAGTGCCAGctttagcagcagcagcggtacCAGCGGCACGCACAGTACAGCCTGCAGTGAgagcaaccacaacaacaataataataataataataatcaccAACAACAGAGCTTACAAATAAATGGTAATAGCAACATAAACAGCAACAGGAATTACAGCATTAGCAATCCAGTTCACactaacagcagcagcaacaataatcacagcagcagcaacatcatcagTGGCATTTGCAACAGCATTTGGCGTACGGCAACATTTGGCAGTGCCACACCTGTAATTAATCCCTTGCCAAATGCAAATCTTAATCCTAAAACACTGgagacaagcagcagcagcggcagcgataGTTCCTCGATGAGCTCCTCCGAGGAGCAGCAAAGGACACTGGGCAACCTTACGCTCGAGCTTGAAGAACAGGcagtaagaaaataaaagggaaAACCCTCTAAAAAGATCATAATGCCACCACCTTCGCTGACCATTTATGATATGATATCATGCCTGATCCAACCAGCATACTGTACATAAAGACaccaaaaccaaatcaaattaacccaaaagccaagaaaaaaaGTAACTCAAGCTCCTCCTTTTCGCTCTCTAGTCTTTTCGAGATTCCTCCCCTCCATCAATTAGTTTGTTTTGTTCCCCAGACTCGTATTTATTCAATTCGATCTATTGGTTTTCATTAAAGCTATTTCTTATAcatatttctgtttttttcgGGGGCGCACCACTTGCCGAGGCATTCcagttaataatattatttagcCATCACATTTTCAATTAGAAAACGATCACTCAGTTGCAAAAGCATTTCAGTTGCCATCGCTTATACGCCATGTATGCTCCGTTACCGTTACAGCAAACATTCCTGGGCGCCACCGAACTGGACGATGAGTTAATCAAACAACTGCCAAAGGAGGTACTGCTGCGCGTCTTCTCCTACCTAGATGTGGTGTCACTATGTCGCTGTGCACAGGTAAATGAACTAAACTTGCTTCTGCTTCTCAGCTGGATACTAGTTTCGAAGTCTTAGTGGTCTTAGTAGACCCCCCATATATGCGTTCTTGGACTAATGAATTTTTCATTGCGCTGCTTTCCAGGTATGCAAATATTGGAATGTGCTGGCCCTCGATGGTTCTAGCTGGcagaaaatcaatttattcGACTTTCAACGTGATATAGAGGTGAGTTCTGAAAGGGAAATTTTGCAGTTCTTGAAATTTTGAGGTATAAAAAGTGAAAATGATTTGAAATCAATATCATTTAACACAGAATCtcgtttaaaaatgtaaaataataataacataaaGCATAATTTTAACAGATTTTTGGTTGtggaaagtattttttttttaatttactaaatataatataaacataattatattatattaatgtaCTAAACATAATATTTTACTTCCAAAATTAGGGCCCAGTGATTGAGAATATATCGCAGCGATGCCGCGGATTCCTCAAGTCACTATCGCTGCGTGGCTGTCAGTCAGTGGGAGATCAGTCCGTGAGGTGAGTATCTAACCACCTTTCTAACCATATTTTTACCCTTTTAATAAAACCCTCTATATCTATACAGAACTCTAGCGAATCACTGCCACAATATCGAACACTTGGACCTGTCCGAATGCAAGAAGATAACCGATATATCCACACAGTCCATCAGCAGATATTGTTCCAAATTAACGGCCATTAATTTGGATTCGTGCTCCAACATAACCGACAacagcttaaaatatttatccgATGGCTGTCCcgtatgtttatttttttctagtcATGAAACATAACTATATCCAGGCTATATACCCTTAGAACCTCATGGAGATCAACGTGTCCTGGTGCCATTTGATCTCCGAAAATGGCGTCGAAGCGCTGGCCCGCGGCTGCGTCAAGCTGCGAAAATTTAGCAGTAAAGGTTGTAAACAGATAAATGACAATGCCATAATGTGCCTGGCCAAATACTGTCCCGATTTAATGGTGCTAAATCTACATAGCTGTGAGGtgtgtataaataaatttaatatactttatagaaaattatttacagcTTAATTTTGCAGACCATCAGCGACTCATCGATCCGGCAATTGGCTGCAAATTGCCACAAGCTCCAAAAACTGTGCGTGTCCAAATGCGCGGATCTCACCGATCTCTCGCTCATGTCGCTATCGCAGCACAATCATCAGCTAAACACCTTGGAGGTGTCCGGTTGCCGCAATTTCACGGATATTGGCTTCCAGGCGCTGGGGCGTAACTGCAAATATCTGGAGCGAATGGATTTGGAAGAGTGCAGCCAGATTACAGACCTAACGCTGGCCCATCTTGCCACCGGGTGTCCCAGTTTGGAGAAACTAGTAAAGCTAActctataaaatttataagaaatacatttatatatatatatatatatatttattttagaccCTTTCCCACTGTGAGCTCATCACGGACGATGGCATAAGGCACCTCACCACCGGCAGCTGTGCCGCTGAGATTCTGTCTGTGCTCGAGCTGGACAACTGCCCATTGATCACAGACCGAACGCTGGAGCATTTGGTGTCCTGCCACAATCTGCAGCGTATCGAGCTATTCGATTGTCAGCTCATCACCCGCACCGCCATAAGAAAGCTTAAAGTATAAGCATAAACTTTAAGGATAACTGAACAAATAGATTCa includes:
- the LOC108073129 gene encoding F-box/LRR-repeat protein 20 isoform X2 — encoded protein: MQLIVTAQQQGGVRLKIQKTKQMQTFLGATELDDELIKQLPKEVLLRVFSYLDVVSLCRCAQVCKYWNVLALDGSSWQKINLFDFQRDIEGPVIENISQRCRGFLKSLSLRGCQSVGDQSVRTLANHCHNIEHLDLSECKKITDISTQSISRYCSKLTAINLDSCSNITDNSLKYLSDGCPNLMEINVSWCHLISENGVEALARGCVKLRKFSSKGCKQINDNAIMCLAKYCPDLMVLNLHSCETISDSSIRQLAANCHKLQKLCVSKCADLTDLSLMSLSQHNHQLNTLEVSGCRNFTDIGFQALGRNCKYLERMDLEECSQITDLTLAHLATGCPSLEKLTLSHCELITDDGIRHLTTGSCAAEILSVLELDNCPLITDRTLEHLVSCHNLQRIELFDCQLITRTAIRKLKNHLPNIKVHAYFAPGTPPAVTSGHRPRYCRCCEIL
- the LOC108073129 gene encoding F-box/LRR-repeat protein 20 isoform X1 — translated: MFASSSSNGGGGEGGSSGGGGGSGVGGVNSSGASGSIELLLPPSGSSSISGSASFSSSSGTSGTHSTACSESNHNNNNNNNNNHQQQSLQINGNSNINSNRNYSISNPVHTNSSSNNNHSSSNIISGICNSIWRTATFGSATPVINPLPNANLNPKTLETSSSSGSDSSSMSSSEEQQRTLGNLTLELEEQAQTFLGATELDDELIKQLPKEVLLRVFSYLDVVSLCRCAQVCKYWNVLALDGSSWQKINLFDFQRDIEGPVIENISQRCRGFLKSLSLRGCQSVGDQSVRTLANHCHNIEHLDLSECKKITDISTQSISRYCSKLTAINLDSCSNITDNSLKYLSDGCPNLMEINVSWCHLISENGVEALARGCVKLRKFSSKGCKQINDNAIMCLAKYCPDLMVLNLHSCETISDSSIRQLAANCHKLQKLCVSKCADLTDLSLMSLSQHNHQLNTLEVSGCRNFTDIGFQALGRNCKYLERMDLEECSQITDLTLAHLATGCPSLEKLTLSHCELITDDGIRHLTTGSCAAEILSVLELDNCPLITDRTLEHLVSCHNLQRIELFDCQLITRTAIRKLKNHLPNIKVHAYFAPGTPPAVTSGHRPRYCRCCEIL
- the LOC108073129 gene encoding F-box/LRR-repeat protein 20 isoform X3; the encoded protein is MTNSGRNHHRFDQTFLGATELDDELIKQLPKEVLLRVFSYLDVVSLCRCAQVCKYWNVLALDGSSWQKINLFDFQRDIEGPVIENISQRCRGFLKSLSLRGCQSVGDQSVRTLANHCHNIEHLDLSECKKITDISTQSISRYCSKLTAINLDSCSNITDNSLKYLSDGCPNLMEINVSWCHLISENGVEALARGCVKLRKFSSKGCKQINDNAIMCLAKYCPDLMVLNLHSCETISDSSIRQLAANCHKLQKLCVSKCADLTDLSLMSLSQHNHQLNTLEVSGCRNFTDIGFQALGRNCKYLERMDLEECSQITDLTLAHLATGCPSLEKLTLSHCELITDDGIRHLTTGSCAAEILSVLELDNCPLITDRTLEHLVSCHNLQRIELFDCQLITRTAIRKLKNHLPNIKVHAYFAPGTPPAVTSGHRPRYCRCCEIL